The following DNA comes from Plasmodium vivax chromosome 11, whole genome shotgun sequence.
ACATCGCAAAGAGTACTCTACTTgagcaaaaaagaatatcATCATCGTCCTTGTAATTAATTACTGCGTTCTTTATGGACTCCACGGCACCTCTATCCAACGCGTCAAATGCATTTTCTTTGTACGTTTTTGATGTGGGGTTACAAAAGTCAGATAGCGATCTCAACCCAAACATTAACATACGTTTAAAGTTTTGGTGCTGCACTATGGAAGACACAGCGGTACTTACCCCGGGGTCACTCCCCCTTCTCactaaaaaagggaaaagaattGACATGTACAATGAGGGGGGGTATATAACTTTATAACATGCTCACTTGTGTGAGGCACTCGCATGGGAAAACTCCCCTCAGCGAAATTCAATGTGTGTATATCTCTTCACAGTCATATTTGTTACGTAAAAACGGTACtggaaattttttgcacaaaggGGAGTACATAAAACACGGTTGGAAGAACAACAATGGAACATACACATTTCGCGATAATGTACAGAAGGGCATGCCCCCCATCAGGGGAATGCATACCCATGTGTAGgtctctttaaaaaaaaagcaacttgttttttcttcctcttacCTTGTGTTCTCGCCATTTTCGATAATATAAcgtgttaataaaaattgcttGTTTGTGTGTGTCTATACTGGGGCTGGACACACTCCAATGCGCGTATGTGTGCTTGTGTGTAGATGATTCTACGATGAGCGTGCATATATTTCGGCAGCGCAGGTTTGGAGCTGCGCTCTCGAAGGGGTCCTTAAATGGCGACGGAAAAAGCGCTGCTGTTTGTTTATTCCAGTTTTGCGTTTAAATTTCAACGTAAAGAGAAGTAGTTGCAATTAATAAGAATCATTCTTAAAACAAGAGCAACGCGttggaattaaaaatactATTGCCATGCAACAGGTTATTCCTTATGTTTTAACATGACTGAAGGGACATACGGGGggagaacgaaaaaaaacaaaattgtggggaaaatgaaaaaaaacaaaatcgtAGGAAACACTTGTGCGTAAATACGCTTGCTAGCAAGTTAGCCTTTTATGCCCTGCGCAGCGTGCCTACGTATGTGCGCACGTACACGCctgtatacacacataaacATATGTGTACGCGTGTGTACACACCCATGTGTATGTAaggcaaaaatgtaacacCAGTTAAAACAGCATGGTTTGCCGGGAAACCAGAAAAATGCCGtacgaaaaataaagtataaatGCATGCATATGCATCAAGGCGaaaacagaaaaaggaaaaaggaaaaaaacacgaaaaaggaaaaaaacacgaaaaaggaaaaacacacaaaaagcaaaacacacaaaaaggcaaaacacacaaaaaagatgaaaaacacaaaaaaggcaaacaaacgaacagaataaaaaaacacagtTGGGGAAAAcaattcacaaaaaaatgcaaaaaaaaaaataaattgtcaGATTAAAGTCAAATAATTGCTAAACtgttttgtttatttattttttttttttggtgtgcattttttcatcCCAATGACGTATGAACAAaaggtctttttttttttttttttttttttcaaattatcctcataaaaatggctgTAATTCATGCGCCCATATTTAATTGTGCATATTTGTTATCTAATTTTGCCTGACATGTACAtgcaatttttgaaaaaaacatttttcaattttttttttttcagaattATACCAGCCAAAACAGATTTTTACACACATAagacaataaaaaaaaaaaaaaaatccccgcCGCGATTTCATTACGTAAACGATTCAGTTTATGGCTACATTTAGCGCGTCCTGGATGAACGAGTCAATTTGTTTCGCGCGGAACGAAATTCACAAAACGTGAAAACGTCAAAGTGTGAAAACGCCCATAtgggaaagcaaaattggCAGAAACGGCTTGCACTcaaaaattaacttttttgcatattttgtttccatcattttagtaaaaaatgaagttcgTCTGGGGAATTTTTTACTGTAATGTTGTGCAACTGGAAATGGTACTGTAACGCAAAATGGCTGTtcagacaaaaaaaaatcaacacaACGTAATGGGGCAAAATGCAGCGTACAtgcaacataaaaataacgtGCGTACTACACCGTACGTAACGTATAAACTGGCAaatattaaaagtaaaaaacatGCAATGTGCTgcgtgtatgtatgtgtacaGTCCGCATGCGTGGTCAAAGTACCACtgtcaaaaaattaattcatttaaaCTACTTCAGTGGAACGCAAAATGTAAACTTTAACACTTAACCCATTTCTGTACGCGTAATGCCAACTATTTtgcaatttataaaaaaaaaaaaaaaaagtaaaaaaatggtgttGCCTTattcatcatcgtcgtcttcCGGGGGGGATTCTACTTCATAAATCCAAtaccttaaaaaaatgaaagaaaaagttgcaaaaatggaccATTTGAGGGAATAAATGCGCATGGGTGTAAACACGTGCAGCTGTGGGTGTGTACCTACATTTACGCGTACGCACATATGCCCCCCATACACGTAGGGTTAAACACACACGGATGGAAGCAAATGCAACGTGCTTCGTTCGGTATGCGCATCTGCGTCCACGTCCGCGTCAGCACCCGTGTCTGGCGGCGGGGAAATAAACCGTGGGCGTGCACACACAGGCAAAGCAAAAAGAGCAGaacaaaggggaacaaaacgATGCGATTCATCATCGCGCACCTTATCCACGTGAATACATCACACGTGCAGTGATAAAAACGCATGGTCGTAGCACGTAGTGACGCACGCCGCTGTGCTTGCTCACGTAAGACACTCCCCCTCTTTTACACATTTCGCGTTTCATGCGCTCTCCATTCATACCATTGTCGCCCTATAACCTTCACTGTCATGGTTGTGTGAACGATCTCATCCAACATGTACAACATGGTGAAACAGGGAATCGCGATGCTAAAAATGATAAGCGTTGGAatccaaaaaaacaaaaattcaACTTTTAAAACCATATTGTAGTTTCCCCACACATTTAATCTTGTTCTGGACCAAAAAGGAATGTTCTTTTGGCTTACATTAAATAGGTATTCCATCGGCTTCGTTTCTTCTCCcttaatcattttttgcccattcACAATTACTATGTTTTGTTTTGGTGTGTGTAACCAGTAATCATCCCAGTGAAAGTTGTCAAAATCGTATTCGGGTTTCCTCACCCCGTCTTGGTCTAGATGGTCTCGAGGATTTCCATGATGGTGCTCTACATGATGGTACAACCCCTTGGCGTGCCCTTCATGATCGTGTCCATGGTCCTTAACTTCGTTCGCTTTATCACTGGCTGCATTCTTCTTCCCCGTCGCGAATTTCTTACATTTGAGCGGGATTATTCCCACGAACTGCGGTTTTATATGGCTACGTTTCTGTGTACCTGTGAAGTGGTATACATTTCTTAAGCCGTTACATAACTTGTAATTTAacttaaacattttaaaaaaaagcaggaGCAAACGCTAAATGTTTGTAGGTGGCcgattatacaaaattacGACGTAGgaacaatatttttacacaaaaaaaaatgcccttCCCTGTGTTTTTAATTCCCTTTTAAGCGCGATGCAGAGTGGTCCAAATAGAAAGAACGCAACAAGAATAACATCTTTATGCGATCGCAAAAGCGAGGTGCCCTTTCACACAAGTTGAAGGTTCCCCCTTGTGCTACTAAAAATGTACGCAAATTTGCGCAAGcatgtatttatatgtacaatgAAGTGAGCACTTGCGCGCTTAGCCATCTACTTAATTATTTGCTAACCCCGTTCGTGAATTTTCTTAACTTATTCGTTTTATATTCCCAAGTTGCTCATCTCATGGCGAAAtgctacttttttaaaatgaatctcactgtttaaatttttcgaAATATACActtgcaattatttttttttttccttacacCTTTTCCCGAAATTTTTTCAGTGCATGCTTTGCGCCTTTTCCTTCctgcacgtatgtatgtgaccagaaaaaaaaaaaaaaatatataataaaaaaaaaaaaaaaaaacatcaaattataaaacatttttggcGCCTTCTCATATGTGCGTTTCCCTTTAAACGCAAAAGTGGGAGGAAGCGTCGTTTTAATGACGCAGCCACACAACGACTAGgctatttcccccctcattttgtttcttGCGGAGAAGAAGCGCTAACACGTACTTTACAAACGAGCAACTAATTTAGCAGCCCCAAGCAGCTTTAACATTTCGAGGCAACTTAAAAGTAGAGCGGCATTAAAAAGCATACGCACGTAATGCGTGTGTACACTCCTATATGCTCAGGAACAAACGAAGTTTAGCAAACAGCCCAGCTATATTCCCCtacgttttttccctctgAGCAATTGCACATGGTATGTTTATCTCCCCCCGTGTTTGCCTTTCCCGTTGGAAGAATTAAtcttcatttggggggaagcCCACCCGAAATGTCACAAAATTGAGGGCCCAACTTGAGGGACAAATAAAACACATTGTCGTTGTACCCCTTTCACCCCCCTCTCTGAGTGGCATTACAAATTTGTGATCAGTGAGGAGAAATATATTCACTGTGTGCGGGTCCAGCCACGGGGGATGTTGGCTGTTCATCCACGTGGCGTAAATGTGTAGCTAACCGTGCGAGGGCGTCCTCCAAGTGGCCATTCATTTTGTCAGCCCCAGGATGGTCCGATCTGCGGAAATGCAGTTAGTGAGACAATCTGGCCAAACCGCGAACGGAAGTTAAAGATAAAGATAAAGTGAAAAGGGGCACACAAATCGCCTTCTCCAAACAAACCGCACGCATTTGCACGTATATGCCCATGTGGAGGACCAAAATGGCAGCCGCCAATATGAAAAAGCTTTCCTGCCTGGCCATAACAAAATACAACTGCCTCGTAAAGCCCTGCTGGTCCAGATGTCCAGCCCTGACTCACGGCAACGCCAGCGCTGGAACCTTTTCCTACAACTCGTCAAAGTTAATTTGCAAAAGGCACTTCACTTATGACAGCAATGACGTAACGCTTGATTGGGAAAATGCAGATGACATTGCGGATTTACTTTTGGAGGAATATAAACATGTAGACCCTTTGACGTTGCGATTTGAGGAGTTAGAAAACATGGTGATAGACACCgttgtgaagaaaaacaaaaagaagttAAACGGCAGGTGTAATGAAGGCGTTCTGGAGAATATTCAAATGAACTGGCTGGAGAAATATAATGAGGAGAATGGTTAGCCGGCCGTTTGCAATGCGTTGGTAATGCGCTGCTAATCcgtttgttttcattttgtaatCCTTTTGCGATCCTATTGTAATCCTTTTGtaatcccttttttaaccctttttttttttttttttttaacacaccTCTTCGTTATGATAGTTCCTTCGTTTGCGCCACCTTAGCAAACATCGCATTGGGGGGAAGACGTTCCTTTATAGCCgcgtgcatacgtatgcatgtgcgtGAGAATGTTTCCCCCTGCAGAAATGTACCTGCCCTCACCTTTGCAGATCCACCTCCAGCCCTATGCGCGTGTTCCATTTTACCGCATCGCCCCACGCTCCGTAGTTATGCAGTTAAACCCTCTTAAcgtgtaataaaaaaaaattaccttttcccttttgcttttttttgtccctcaCCTGTTCGTCTCATcgtgttttcccttttgaaagCGGCATATAGCGGtattttgcaacatttttcGGTTAACTTCGAACGCGCGCAATTCACGCAATacatttgcacacacatgacggagggggggaagtttGCCAACACAGGGGAGTGCCCACTCCACGTTGCTATGAATACACATGCACGCATACGTATCTTCACTGAGTTTACAACGTGCAACGTGTTATGGAACAGGcgcaattttatttcccccccaattgCAGACTTTCCtgcacttcatttttttgctagcggaggagaattttttttccccgcgaAATATTCCCCTTAATTGATTCACAACAATTTGATTAACTGTTATCGTTCACGTGGGAAGTTCACCCCAGTTGTACACCTGTTCAAAAATTGACTCCCTTGGAAATgtccacatttttaaaaacgaaaaatttGCGTCAACATTTGAGAGTGAACGAACGCGTGGCGCGAAGAATAACGTCCtttctatttatttatttttccccacttttcggtctttttgtaaaaatacaGAAATGCAACGGAgggtttccccctttcacTTGATCATTTTGGTAATAGCAAGTTACGAATTAGGAATTGCCAAGCTGGCCGATTTCGCATGAATTatactcccccccctcttcgCACTTCCGCTCACCACTTGTCACATTGACCAATTCATGGAAACAGCGGCGAAAGATGGATGCAACCACGTCatgcaaaatgatgaaaataagCAGGTGATTCTGTTGTGCGTGTTCCTTAATTATtcatggaattttttttttttttttttttcctctctgtTATGACTTTTCCGAgtttaacataaaattaaaaattcgcCTCCCCGTGCAGGAATATCTTGACTTTTCCGACGACTTTGTCTTCTGCTCGACCTGCCACAATTTCTCGCCGGTAATGGGAGCGGGCGCTCGAACGTACCGATGGGCATACCCATGGGTGTGCCTACTTGCGTACGTTGCAAATAATTGGCCACCCACTGTAACCGCCCAGTCTAACCGCTCACCTCTAACCGCTCACCTCTAACCGCTCACCTCTAACCGCTCACCTCTAACCGCTCACCTCTAACCACTCACCTCTGATGgcccacttcccccccgcagtaCCACAAAGAGGGCTACCTAGAAAAGAGGTGCTCGAATTCCTGGTGCGGCTACTCCAAAAGATGGTTCCTtctgaaaaacaaaaagttaTACTACTTCAAAAGCAAAGAAAGCTTGAGGCCGTCGGGCGTCCTCGATCTGGAGCTGATCCACATGGACATTAACGTAAACGAGAAGTATTTCTTCCGTGTGTGCTCCTGAACGTTTGCGCGCTTCCCTCACGTTGTTCCTTAAGGGCTTGAAATGTGAAGAAATGGATAAGGGAAAGACTGCATGCAGGGGAGATCGTCCAGAAGTTACTCACAAAAGGGGCAATATGGCTTCACCGCGTCaccacaaatggggaaaaccTCCGCACACATGCTTCCCTAATCACTTtcatgttcattttatttttcccccccaactgTGCAGTACGAACAGGGGATAAAGCGGAAGCGAAGTGGCGAAGACTGCTTTCTGTGTAACGCTAGAGAAGGCGCGCATGCGCGGGAGGGGCCTCCTGAAAAGATAATGTCACACTCGCAATGTGTTATAATAGCCGCTCACTCGCTCGCTCTCACGCGCGCATGAAATGAATGTACGTCTGCGCATGCAGCTAACCTATTTTGCAACCCaccccccgtttttttttttccgctcaCAGACTGCATCGAATCGAGGACGTACAAGAACGACAGCAAAAAGGAGTCGCTCCTAATTCTGACCCCCAGGAACACAGGCCTCAGGTTTTATTTAAGGGTAATCTTGCatacaaaaaagaggaatgGCTAACGAGTAAAAGAAGGGACTCCACTCTGCTGAgacgtacatgtatatgcacCCCTTTTCATCTGCCAAACCGGTGACGCCATTTTCCCCGCAGGGTGAAGACGCGGAAATATGCGAGTGGTACAACTTGCTAAACAGCTCCATGACGAGCAAGAAAATGATTAGTCAAccgaaatttattttttcggaGAGTAACTTTTGGAAAATTGACCGAATATCGGTTGACGTATTCGAGTCGATTGCGGACACGGGCGACATTGTCTTGTTCAGGTGACCagctgggggggaagaagcagggAAGCAACGAAGCTGAGAAGCGAAGAGCACAGCTGATCGCCTTCTACGGTTTtattccccccattttgcgcaaaattttaattaaactGTCGACTCACGTGGTGTGcctttctttctttcatCCTTCCTTATTCctcccttcttcctcctcttctttccGAACGAACAGGTCCAACGTGGCTTCCGCGAAGCTGCAGAGGATCATAACGAGGGGCGAGTACGACCACATCGGCATGATTCTCAGGAACGACAAAAAaggcatttttcttttggagGCTTTATCCAACATGGTAAGGACATTCACGTGTGTTGTGTAGATCTGCCTGGGGAACTGCACGAGAGTGAGGAGTTACCCATTGTACCACCACAATTTAGGCACAACATGATGCACTTGTGCCTTCGTTCAACCTGCGCATCCTTCCCAGGGAATCATCCTAACGCCGTGGGAGCTTTTTCGAAAGAA
Coding sequences within:
- a CDS encoding hypothetical protein, conserved (encoded by transcript PVX_115040A); this translates as MAAANMKKLSCLAITKYNCLVKPCWSRCPALTHGNASAGTFSYNSSKLICKRHFTYDSNDVTLDWENADDIADLLLEEYKHVDPLTLRFEELENMVIDTVVKKNKKKLNGRCNEGVLENIQMNWLEKYNEENG
- a CDS encoding cytochrome c oxidase subunit 2a, putative (encoded by transcript PVX_115045A), encoding MFKLNYKLCNGLRNVYHFTGTQKRSHIKPQFVGIIPLKCKKFATGKKNAASDKANEVKDHGHDHEGHAKGLYHHVEHHHGNPRDHLDQDGVRKPEYDFDNFHWDDYWLHTPKQNIVIVNGQKMIKGEETKPMEYLFNVSQKNIPFWSRTRLNVWGNYNMVLKVEFLFFWIPTLIIFSIAIPCFTMLYMLDEIVHTTMTVKVIGRQWYWIYEVESPPEDDDDE